From one Trifolium pratense cultivar HEN17-A07 linkage group LG1, ARS_RC_1.1, whole genome shotgun sequence genomic stretch:
- the LOC123918455 gene encoding filament-like plant protein 4, with amino-acid sequence MDRRWPWKKKSSDKTVLDKVVAELDSAGGASNQSNQEVYKKPNYVQISVESYSHLTGLEDQVKTYEEKVQTLEDEITELNEKLSAANSEITTKEALVKQHAKVAEEAVSGWEKAEAEALALKNHLESVTLLKLSAEDQASQLDGALKECMRQIRNLKEEHELKIQDVALAKTRQLDKIKGDLEARIHNFEQELLRSAADNAALSRSLQERSNMLVKISEEKAHAEAEIEHHKSNIESCEREINSLKYELHVISKELEIRNEEKNMSMRSAEAANKQHMEGVKKITKLEAECQRLRGLVRKKLPGPAALAQMKLEVESLGRDYGETRLRKSPVKPASSHFSPLPDFSLENIQKFQKDNEFLTERLLTMEEETKMLKEALAKRNSELQASRSMCAKTLSKLQILEAQGQTSNQQKGSPKSPIHMNHESIYSQNTGYAPSMISISEDGNDDAGSCAESWSTAIISELSQIPKEKNTDESGKSEVTKKLELMDDFLEVEKFAGLSNDSNEDASVTVTSNNKTDEIMTNDVSEVSTSKDVPSESENKSDSNALPSQVSPTAVSPSLSGIDSLSTEELQSRILSVFESTTKDADICKILNDIKHVLEEAHDTSIQDSVAVIALDVTPTDSPCDKKDNPEDAGSISEKELISSQEPTEYMQITSDIEAAISQIHDFVLFLGREAMTVHDISSDGDGISQKMEEFSVTYNKVKCHEASLRQFVLDLSHVLTKTSEFRFNILGYKGMETETSSPDCIDKIALPENKLVQDNSSGERYQNGHSHIINPCSNPEVPDDGNLTSSYESNVTSQKFSIEDFEELKLEKEKAIVDLSKCSENLEMTKSQLQETEQLLAEVKSQLASSQRSNSLGETQLKCMAESYRSLETRAQEFETELNHLRKKTESLENELKDEKRSHEAALAKCKELEEQLQRNESSAADNELKTKKERDLASAAEKLAECQETIYLLGKQLKSMHPQTEPMGSLHSERLSKVEGFTEREFQSPNLHDLDQVEMDGASFAFMQRQGAESPLHFTNSLYSPSDNDSNFQAISPVQHPSHKPTKSTSSSASSTPTPEKHARGFSRFFSSKGKAGH; translated from the exons ATGGATAGAAGATGGCCTTGGAAGAAAAAATCATCTGATAAGACTGTGCTTGACAAAGTTGTTGCTGAATTGGATTCTGCTGGTGGTGCCTCTAATCAGAGCAATCAG GAGGTTTATAAGAAGCCGAACTATGTCCAAATCTCTGTAGAGTCATATTCACATCTGACGGGTTTGGAGGATCAAGTGAAGACATATGAAGAAAAGGTTCAGACACTTGAGGATGAGATCACTGAATTAAATGAAAAACTGTCGGCGGCAAACTCAGAGATAACTACCAAGGAAGCCTTGGTAAAACAACATGCTAAAGTAGCTGAAGAGGCTGTCTCTG GCTGGGAAAAGGCAGAAGCAGAAGCTTTGGCGTTGAAGAACCATCTAGAATCTGTCACTCTTTTGAAACTTAGTGCTGAGGATCAGGCATCACAGTTAGATGGTGCTCTTAAAGAGTGTATGCGACAGATAAGAAACCTGAAGGAAGAACATGAACTGAAAATACAGGATGTTGCCCTCGCAAAAACCAGGCAATTGGACAAGATTAAGGGTGATCTTGAGGCTCGGATACACAACTTTGAACAGGAACTGCTCAGGTCGGCTGCTGATAATGCAGCTCTGTCCAGGTCTTTGCAGGAGCGCTCTAACATGCTAGTCAAAATAAGTGAAGAAAAAGCTCATGCCGAGGCTGAAATTGAGCATCATAAGAGTAACATAGAATCATGTGAAAGAGAAATAAATTCACTTAAATATGAGCTTCATGTTATTTCCAAAGAGCTTGAAATTCGCAATGAAGAAAAGAACATGAGTATGAGGTCTGCAGAAGCTGCTAACAAGCAGCATATGGAGGgtgttaaaaaaattactaaattagAGGCAGAGTGCCAAAGGTTACGTGGTCTAGTACGGAAAAAGTTACCTGGTCCTGCTGCGCTCGCACAAATGAAGCTGGAAGTTGAAAGTCTTGGCCGAGATTATGGAGAAACTCGATTAAGGAAGTCTCCTGTCAAACCTGCTAGTTCTCATTTCTCTCCATTGCCTGATTTCTCCCTGGAGAATATACAGAAATTCCAGAAAGATAATGAATTTCTTACAGAGCGCTTATTGACAATGGAAGAAGAAACAAAGATGCTGAAAGAAGCTTTGGCAAAACGTAACAGTGAATTGCAGGCTTCAAGGAGTATGTGTGCTAAAACACTTAGcaaacttcaaattttggaaGCACAAGGCCAGACAAGTAATCAGCAGAAGGGATCTCCAAAATCCCCCATCCATATGAACCATGAAAGCATTTACAGCCAAAATACAGGCTATGCACCAAGCATGATCTCCATATCTGAAGATGGTAATGACGATGCAGGAAGTTGTGCCGAGTCTTGGTCTACAGCAATAATCTCTGAGCTATCCCAAATCCCAAAAGAAAAGAATACCGATGAATCGGGCAAATCTGAAGTGACTAAGAAGTTGGAACTGATGGATGACTTTCTAGAGGTGGAGAAATTTGCTGGATTATCAAACGACTCTAATGAAGATGCCTCTGTGACAGTTACTTCAAACAATAAGACGGATGAAATCATGACCAATGATGTATCAGAAGTCAGTACCAGCAAAGATGTTCCCTCCGAGTCTGAAAATAAGAGTGATTCAAATGCATTGCCAAGTCAAGTGTCTCCTACTGCAGTATCACCCAGTCTCAGTGGGATTGATAGCTTATCAACGGAAGAGCTTCAATCAAGAATACTATCAGTTTTTGAGTCTACGACTAAGGATGCTGATATATGTAAGATCCTGAACGATATTAAACATGTTCTTGAAGAAGCACACGACACATCCATCCAAGACTCTGTAGCTGTCATTGCCCTTGATGTCACACCTACTGATAGTCCGTGTGATAAAAAGGATAATCCTGAAGATGCCGGTTCAATTTCAGAAAAAGAACTCATTTCATCCCAAGAACCTACTGAATATATGCAGATAACTTCTGATATAGAAGCTGCAATATCTCAAATTCACGACTTCGTATTGTTCCTAGGTAGAGAAGCAATGACAGTTCATGATATATCTTCTGATGGAGATGGGATCAGCCAAAAGATGGAGGAGTTCTCTGTTACTTATAATAAAGTTAAATGCCATGAAGCAAGTTTGCGACAATTTGTTCTTGATCTGTCTCATGTCTTGACTAAAACAAGTGAATTCAGATTTAATATCCTTGGTTATAAGGGTATGGAAACTGAAACTAGCAGTCCTGATTGCATAGATAAAATTGCTCTGCCTGAAAATAAGTTAGTTCAAGACAACTCGTCCGGAGAGAGATATCAAAATGGTCATTCCCATATTATTAATCCTTGTTCTAATCCCGAGGTTCCTGATGATGGAAATTTGACCTCAAGCTATGAATCAAATGTCACATCACAAAAGTTCTCCATCGAGGACTTTGAGGAATTGAAATTAGAGAAAGAGAAGGCAATTGTGGATCTGTCGAAATGTTCTGAAAATCTTGAAATGACAAAGTCTCAATTGCAAGAGACCGAGCAACTTCTAGCTGAAGTTAAATCACAATTGGCTTCTTCTCAAAGGTCAAACAGCTTGGGCGAGACTCAACTAAAATGCATGGCAGAGTCATACAGATCACTTGAAACACGTGCACAGGAGTTTGAAACTGAGCTCAACCATCTGCGGAAGAAGACAGAATCTCTTGAGAATGAACTTAAAGATGAAAAGAGATCTCATGAAGCAGCTTTGGCGAAGTGCAAGGAGTTAGAAGAACAATTGCAAAG GAATGAGAGCTCAGCTGCTGATAATGAGCTTAAGACTAAAAAG GAGAGAGACTTGGCTTCTGCTGCTGAAAAACTAGCTGAGTGTCAGGAAACCATATATCTTCTTGGTAAGCAGCTAAAATCTATGCATCCTCAAACAGAACCGATGGGATCTTTGCATAGTGAAAGGCTTTCAAAGGTTGAAGGCTTCACAGAGCGTGAATTTCAGAGTCCAAATTTGCATGATCTGGATCAGGTGGAGATGGACGGTGCTAGTTTTGCTTTTATGCAAAGACAGGGTGCAGAGTCCCCTTTGCATTTTACCAACAGTTTATATAGTCCATCAGATAATGACTCAAACTTTCAAGCCATATCTCCTGTACAGCATCCAAGTCACAAGCCAACAAAGTCAACCTCTTCATCAGCTTCTTCAACTCCTACACCAGAGAAACATGCTCGAGGTTTTAGTAGATTCTTTTCATCAAAAGGAAAAGCCGGTCATTGA